TTATGATAATCTATAAAATGTTGAAACACGAACCAATGAATAATCCGGCTTTGGGGGAGAAGCCGGATTAATTTATGTTCGTGTCTGCAAAAATACTATTTTTATTTTACGAAAGCGTGGTGGTAGCCTTGTACTTTATTCCATCCTCCACGAGTAAAGTCGGGAATTTCAACCGGAGCTGAATTGTTTTCAATAGAGAGGCGGGTCAGTTCAGCCATGCAGCACCATTCTGCCAAGTCGTAAACGTCCATGTCTAAAGGTAAACCATTCTGTAAGCAGTATGCCAGACGATAATCCATGATAAAGTCCATACCACCGTGGCCGCCTACCTTCTTAGCTGTTTCTTCCAGTTCTTTGTGGATAGGATGTTTGTATTTATCCATTAGGGCTTTTTTAACGTCAGCAGGTACAGAACCGTGTGCGTTCAGGTTTTCATGATTAGGAACATCGTTTGAATCAACTTGTGAAGGTCTCAGGCAATATTCTTCAATCGGATATTTGCTTGCGTAACCGTCTGCTCCTACAATCTGATACATACGACTGTAAGGACGCGGAGTCATTACATTATGTTGGATTAACATAGTCTTACCATTTTCTGTGCGAATCAAAGTTGAAGTCTGGTCACCGTTCTGGAAATCCTTCACTTCTTCTCCTGTTTGCTTTTTAATATAAGCCGGACCATTGACAGCTTTCGTATCCATTGATACTAAAGTTTTCATACGGTCACCACGGTGGATGTTAAGTACTTGGCAAGCAGGACCCATACCGTGAGTTGCATATACATCACCACGATGTTTCTGATTGTAATCCATACGCCAGTTATTCCAGTATGAAGGCCAGAAGTCTTCCAAATTGTGAATGTATGAACCCTCTACGTGTAGTACGTCTCCAAAGACACCTTGCTGTGCCATATTCAGAGAAGTCAACTCGAAGAAGTCATATACACAGTTTTCCAACTGCATACAGTGCTTGCGGGTCTTTTCTGAAGTGTTGATTAACTGCCAGATTTCGTC
The nucleotide sequence above comes from Bacteroides caccae. Encoded proteins:
- a CDS encoding Gfo/Idh/MocA family protein; amino-acid sequence: MMKKLFTVAAIGLTLLTCHTSCTQQQKAQEAFAPIKVETPARPAGQEDVIQLVAPKIDTVRVGFIGLGMRGPGAVSRWTHIPGTKIVALCDLSPERVEKSQEILKNAGMPEATSYSGSEDAWKKLCEQEDIDLVYIATDWKHHAEMGVYAMEHGKHVAIEVPAAMTLDEIWQLINTSEKTRKHCMQLENCVYDFFELTSLNMAQQGVFGDVLHVEGSYIHNLEDFWPSYWNNWRMDYNQKHRGDVYATHGMGPACQVLNIHRGDRMKTLVSMDTKAVNGPAYIKKQTGEEVKDFQNGDQTSTLIRTENGKTMLIQHNVMTPRPYSRMYQIVGADGYASKYPIEEYCLRPSQVDSNDVPNHENLNAHGSVPADVKKALMDKYKHPIHKELEETAKKVGGHGGMDFIMDYRLAYCLQNGLPLDMDVYDLAEWCCMAELTRLSIENNSAPVEIPDFTRGGWNKVQGYHHAFVK